The Chrysoperla carnea chromosome X, inChrCarn1.1, whole genome shotgun sequence genome includes a region encoding these proteins:
- the LOC123302882 gene encoding uncharacterized protein LOC123302882, translated as MAEILEVTNVSEYDNAITGLEYHNHQAYNSSKFESSDESRICIQSQDLYTLPSESVLNIEGQVTDDDATNAASFISNAISFMFHGIRYEIGGKVIDVINNVGIVSTIKNYLYLNENQSKALENAGFGENFKKDAAGYFNVRIPLKMYMGFFEDYPKILVNMKQEIVIVRANDDINCFTSTVATSKPKIKINKLEWCVPYVKVSDKMRVKLYNLVHQNDDLRLWFRSMECLLIPELPLTDRHVWSVKTSVECLNYAVICFQTNRDRNILKDSSQFDHCNITNLKVYLNGEAYPYVNLNLNNTNNQTALLYEMYCNFQKSYYRRSITEPLLNKETFINKSPLFGIDCSKHPESLKSTTVDLRVEFEAGVNFPAKKRSYCIVFHDRLFKYNPLTNIVNRVV; from the coding sequence atggCAGAAATATTAGAAGTGACCAATGTATCTGAGTACGATAATGCTATTACAGGACTAGAGTATCACAACCATCAAGCTTATAATTCATCGAAATTTGAATCAAGCGATGAGAGTAGAATTTGCATTCAATCACAAGACTTGTACACATTACCAAGtgaaagtgttttaaatatcGAAGGTCAAGTGACTGATGATGATGCTACAAATGCAGCCAGCTTCATATCGAATGCTATATCATTTATGTTTCATGGAATTCGTTATGAAATTGGTGGTAAGGTAATTGATGTGATTAATAACGTAGGCATCGTTAGcactataaaaaactatctatacCTAAACGAAAATCAGAGTAAAGCTTTAGAGAATGCTGGCtttggtgaaaattttaaaaaagatgcTGCTGGTTACTTCAATGTTCGTATTccattgaaaatgtatatgggtttttttgaagattatccTAAAATTCTCGTAAACATGAAACAAGAAATCGTTATTGTTCGTGCAAATGacgatattaattgttttacctCAACTGTCGCAACAAGcaaacctaaaattaaaatcaacaaattagaATGGTGTGTTCCATACGTTAAAGTGTCTGATAAAATGCGAGTCAAATTATACAACTTAGTCcatcaaaatgatgatttgagGTTATGGTTTCGATCAATGGAATGTCTACTTATACCAGAACTACCATTAACTGATAGACATGTGTGGAGTGTTAAAACTAGTGTAGAATGTCTTAACTACGCTGTTATCTGTTTCCAAACAAATCGTGACCGCAACATTTTAAAAGATTCCAGTCAGTTTGACCATTGTaacataacaaatttgaaagtcTATTTAAATGGTGAAGCCTACCCATATGTGAATTTGAATCTAAATAACACAAACAATCAAACAGCGTTACTGTATGAAAtgtattgtaattttcaaaaatcgtactATAGACGCTCTATAACAGAACCATTGCTTAATAAagaaacgtttataaataaatcacctCTATTTGGCATTGACTGTTCTAAGCACCCAGAGTCACTTAAATCTACAACAGTGGACTTGCGCGTTGAGTTTGAAGCTGGTGTTAATTTCCCAGCTAAAAAGCGTTCGTATTGTATAGTGTTCCAtgatcgattatttaaatacaatccaCTTACGAATATTGTGAATAGAGTAGTTTAA